In Aciduliprofundum sp. MAR08-339, a single window of DNA contains:
- a CDS encoding DUF1616 domain-containing protein gives MGVLQVIAAVLMLFFLPGYTFINMLFPKRGELDLEYDQLYRIGLGMGMSIVISILVGYVLGYSALFYAKYIWIALINLTVIFFVVGFYRGGYPTIRRMIGLEKEDKHDKLVLLDTLLKERKKKIKELEEIERLIRINPRRKDRYEERRKKVLEEIRNLDMQIDELKGVVDEI, from the coding sequence ATGGGCGTACTTCAGGTGATCGCCGCTGTGCTAATGCTGTTCTTCCTTCCAGGATACACATTCATAAACATGCTCTTCCCCAAGAGAGGTGAGTTGGATCTGGAATACGATCAGCTCTACAGAATAGGCCTGGGAATGGGAATGAGCATAGTTATATCCATCCTTGTAGGATACGTTTTGGGCTACTCGGCTCTTTTTTATGCCAAATACATATGGATCGCTCTGATAAACCTCACAGTAATATTCTTCGTGGTGGGATTCTACCGTGGAGGATATCCAACCATAAGAAGGATGATAGGCCTCGAGAAGGAGGATAAGCACGACAAGCTAGTGCTCTTAGACACGCTTTTAAAGGAGAGAAAGAAAAAAATAAAAGAACTTGAGGAAATTGAGAGGCTCATAAGAATCAACCCAAGAAGAAAGGATCGCTACGAAGAAAGACGCAAGAAGGTACTTGAAGAGATAAGAAATCTGGATATGCAAATTGATGAACTAAAAGGTGTTGTGGATGAAATATAA
- a CDS encoding radical SAM protein, which translates to MKVVILDGYVDEPSILGVPPYISPYVRELAGVCNELGVEWEYITIDDWRSGRRVRGDMLVLIGGAVVPGKYLRTYPASLREIREIFSSFKDLKIFGGSVARFERPNVGADILALGDVDALLYDVLTDNFTHHRFHGLDEWNRWLKLGAEVVTRHPDYPEPLVVEIETFRGCPRYLSGGCSFCIEPLYGKPIFRSQEDIVEEMQLLASLGVRNFRIGGQTCIYSYRAHGVGKKEIPEPNVGALESLFKKASRVSHRVLHVDNANPAVIASYPEKGEKITEILVKYTTPGNVVAFGMESADPQVIEKNNLNSTPDDVMEAIKIVNEMGAERGENGMPRLLPGLNFICGLWGERKETYSMNFRFLKDVLERGYLLRRINIRQVASIRNDFRMKYRHECWKFRNEVRRNIDAPMLRRIVPKGTVLRDVYLEMQRGNYTYGRQPGSYPIIVVLPYRARMNRYVDVKIFDYGERSLTGVEYPLNVNEVPYSTLKALPGVGEKKAAEIVRRRPFKSMRELQEIFGEADEYFAL; encoded by the coding sequence GTGAAGGTCGTGATTCTTGATGGCTATGTGGACGAGCCCTCAATTCTAGGTGTGCCTCCCTACATCTCACCCTATGTTCGGGAACTCGCGGGTGTGTGCAACGAGCTTGGGGTTGAATGGGAGTACATCACCATCGATGATTGGAGGAGTGGAAGGAGAGTAAGGGGAGATATGCTCGTTCTCATAGGTGGCGCCGTGGTGCCCGGAAAGTACCTGCGCACCTATCCTGCCTCGCTCAGGGAGATAAGGGAGATATTCTCCTCCTTCAAGGATCTTAAAATCTTTGGGGGCAGTGTTGCGAGATTTGAGAGGCCCAATGTGGGCGCTGATATTCTTGCATTGGGGGATGTGGATGCCCTTCTCTATGATGTCCTTACAGATAATTTCACGCACCACAGGTTTCACGGGCTTGATGAGTGGAATCGCTGGTTAAAACTTGGCGCAGAGGTTGTCACGAGGCACCCTGATTATCCAGAACCCCTTGTAGTGGAGATAGAGACCTTTCGTGGATGTCCCAGATATTTGAGTGGTGGATGTTCATTCTGCATAGAGCCATTGTATGGAAAACCAATTTTCAGAAGCCAGGAGGATATTGTGGAGGAGATGCAACTCCTTGCATCTCTCGGAGTGAGGAATTTCAGAATTGGCGGGCAGACATGCATATACTCCTACCGCGCACACGGTGTGGGAAAGAAGGAGATTCCAGAGCCAAATGTGGGAGCCTTAGAGAGTTTATTCAAGAAAGCGAGCAGGGTGTCCCACAGGGTTCTGCATGTGGATAATGCCAATCCTGCGGTAATTGCGTCCTATCCTGAGAAGGGAGAGAAGATAACTGAAATTCTAGTAAAATACACCACTCCCGGCAATGTTGTGGCCTTTGGAATGGAAAGCGCAGATCCCCAAGTAATTGAGAAAAACAATCTGAATTCCACACCTGATGATGTTATGGAAGCCATAAAAATAGTCAACGAGATGGGTGCTGAAAGGGGCGAAAATGGCATGCCAAGACTTCTTCCCGGGCTGAATTTCATATGCGGGCTATGGGGAGAGAGGAAAGAGACATATTCCATGAATTTCAGATTTCTGAAGGATGTGCTTGAGAGGGGATACCTGTTGCGCAGGATAAACATAAGGCAGGTGGCCTCCATCCGCAACGATTTCAGGATGAAGTACAGGCACGAGTGCTGGAAGTTCCGCAATGAGGTCAGAAGGAATATAGATGCCCCCATGCTCAGAAGAATTGTTCCAAAAGGCACGGTGCTCAGGGATGTGTACCTTGAAATGCAGAGGGGAAACTACACCTATGGAAGACAGCCTGGATCATATCCCATCATAGTGGTGCTTCCATACAGGGCAAGGATGAACAGATATGTGGATGTGAAGATATTCGATTATGGAGAGAGAAGCTTAACAGGTGTGGAGTACCCTCTAAATGTGAACGAGGTCCCATACTCAACCCTAAAGGCCCTGCCCGGAGTGGGGGAGAAAAAGGCGGCTGAGATCGTGCGCAGGAGACCGTTTAAGAGTATGAGAGAATTGCAAGAAATTTTTGGAGAGGCCGACGAGTACTTCGCCCTGTGA